In a single window of the Magnolia sinica isolate HGM2019 chromosome 7, MsV1, whole genome shotgun sequence genome:
- the LOC131252145 gene encoding non-specific lipid transfer protein GPI-anchored 3 has protein sequence MECKLLISVLLFCSWALLGMSQGDGGSGSGSGSDLPCVKDLLPCKDYLRPSTRPPPLCCIPLKKMIDTEKQCLCAILNNPELLRSFNVTRDQAKQLPKECGDTTDTSICDTAANGTATPPTTPSAPSGPSNGSSTPTASGLPSVDGSSVIAFIAVGWLSLFVLVLKV, from the exons ATGGAATGCAAGCTCTTGATCAGTGTCCTTCTCTTCTGTTCATGGGCTCTGTTGGGTATGTCCCAAGGAGATGGAGGGTcaggatctggatctggatctgacCTACCCTGTGTGAAGGATCTGCTCCCATGCAAGGATTACCTGCGACCGTCAACGAGGCCGCCTCCGTTGTGCTGTATTCCATTGAAAAAGATGATTGATACAGAGAAGCAATGCTTGTGTGCTATCTTAAACAATCCCGAGCTCTTGCGTAGCTTTAATGTAACAAGAGATCAAGCAAAGCAGCTGCCCAAGGAGTGCGGCGACACGACCGATACCAGCATCTGCGACACCGCTGCCAATG GCACTGCAACACCACCAACCACACCATCAGCTCCTTCAG GGCCTTCTAATGGAAGCAGTACTCCAACTGCAAGTGGGTTACCTTCTGTGGACGGATCTAGTGTCATTGCTTTCATTGCAGTTGGATGGTTATCTTTATTTGTTTTAGTACTCAAGGTCTAG